TGAGTGATGAGCACTGGCGTCGCAGCTATGCCGCGCTCGAAGGGCTGGGCCTGCATTTCGACTTGCAGACACCCTGGTGGAACCTGCTGGAAGCCGAGCACCTGGCGCGGGATTTTCCCGCAACCACGCTGATCCTCAACCACGCCGGCCTGCCCAGCGATCGCAGCGAGCACGGCTTGCAGGCCTGGCACCGGGCAATGTCGAGCCTGGCGCAATGGCCGAACGTGCAGGTGAAGATTTCCGGCTTGGGGCAGGGCGGCAAACCCTGGCGCGTCGAGGACAACGCCTGGATCGTCAACGAGGTGATCGCCATGTTCGGCGCCGAACGTGCGATGTTTGCCAGCAACTTTCCGGTGGACAGCCTGTGCGGCTCATTCGACGGCATCTACAGCGGTTTCAAACACATCGTGCGTGATCGGTCAGCGAGCGATCAGCAGCACTTGTTCTACAGCAATGCGCAGCGTGTCTACCGCTGTGAATCCAACGCCATTGACCTGACACGGCCCGAACCACTGAGGAGTGAAGCATGAGTAAATCGACCATTGCCATGGTCCTGGGCGACCCCGCCGGGATCGGTCCGGAATTGATCGCCCGGCTGCTGGCCGACGCGCAAGTGCGCGGTCAGGCCAATGTGATCCTGATTGCCGACGAGGCCGAGATGCGCCGAGGTATGCGCATCGCCGGGGTCGAGTTTCCCTATCGGCGCATCGACGCGCTGGAGCAGATGTCGTTCACCGATGACACACCGCTGTTCTATGATTTTCGCGGTGCGGCGGTGGGCGAGTTTCCGCGCAGTGAGGCCAGTGTGATCGGCGGCCGCTACAGCCTCGATACCCTGGAAGTGGCGCTGCGCCTGACCCAGGCCGGGACCACCGATGCGGTGCTGTTCGGGCCGTTGAACAAGACGTCGCTGCACATGGCCGGCATGGCTCACAACGACGAGCTGCATTGGTTTGCCGAGCTGCTGGATTTCCATGGGCCGTTCTGCGAGTTCAATGTGCTGGACAATCTCTGGACCTCGCGCGTGACTTCCCACGTCGCCCTCTCCGAGGTGCCGGGCATGCTCAGTCAGGAGCGCGTGCTGGAAGCCATCCAACTGATCGACACCGCGCTCAAGCGCAACGGTCTGCAACGCCCGCGCATCGGCGTGTGCGGACTCAACCCGCACAATGGTGACAACGGCTCCTTCGGCCGTGAGGAACTGGACATCATCGGCCCGGCGGTGAAAACGGCACAGGCCCTGGGCATTGCCGCCGACGGTCCTTATCCCGGCGACACGATCTTTCTCAAGGTCCAGGGCGATGCCAGTGCCTTCGACGCGGTGGTGACCATGTACCACGATCAGGGCCAGATCGCGATCAAACTGATGGGCTTCTCCCGTGGAGTGACCGTGCAGGGCGGCTTGCCGATACCGATCACCACCCCGGCCCATGGCACCGCCTTCGACATCTCCGGCCAGGGCAAGGCCAACCCCGGTGCAATCCGCCAGGCCTTTGAAATCGCCTGTCGAATGGGTGCCCATCGGCACTGATCGCCGAACCTCGAAAAGCATAAACCCTGTGGGAGCGGGCTTGCCCGCGATTGCGCTCTGTCAGTCGATAGTGTTGTCGACTGACGCAGCCTGATCGCGGGCAAGCCTGCTCCCATTTTTTTCGCATCAAGTGATAACCCGATGTGAAAAGTAACCCCCTGTTCCTATCACTCCTGGTTATCGCCGGATACGCATAAGTGATTATTCGCTGTCGTCTGGTCTGGCTAAAGTCGCTGCATCGCCAGAGCCGGGATTGCCCTTACCACCCCCTCTCGACTCATGCGAAAAACAACGACAAAAAGCCCGCCTTGTTCTTCCGCAAGGCATATACCGGCAGTTAAGGAACACGCTTATGACCCGTCCAGATTCCGTCCAGGCACTCGCCAGCGCCATTTCCAAAAGTCGGCTGCGCTTGCTGCCCTTCCTGATCCTGATGTACATCCTGGCGTTCATCGACCGCTCCAACGTCGGCTTTGCCAAGGCTGCCTTGCAGGCCGATACCGGTCTGGGCGATGCGGCGTTTGCCTTCGGTGCGAGCATTTTCTTCATCGGCTATGCGTTCTTCGAAGTGCCGAGCAATTACATGCTGCACCGTCTCGGCGCCAAGGTCTGGCTGTGCCGCATCATGGTCACCTGGGGCCTGGTGTCGGCGGCCATGATGTTCGCCCACAACGCCGAAACCTTCTACGTCCTGCGCTTCTTGCTGGGCGTCGCGGAAGCTGGTTTCTTCCCGGGCATCATCCTTTACCTCACCTATTGGTTCCCGGCTCAGAGCCGTGGCCAGGCGCTCGGCCTGTTCTACTTCGGCCTGCCGCTGGCGCTGGTATTGGGCAGCCCGCTGTCTGGCTGGCTGCTGGAGTTCCACGGGGTGTTTGGCCTGACCAACTGGCAGTGGCTGTTCGTGGTCGAAGGCCTGATGGCTTCCGTAGTTGGCATCGCGGCCTACTTCTATCTGGTCAATCGTCCGGCGGAGGCGAGCTGGCTGAGCGCCGACGAGAAGCAGGCGTTGCAAACGGCGCTGGCCGATGAAGACGCGCAGAAAAAAGACAGCAGCCCTCATGGTTTCCTCAGTGCGCTGCGCAACCCTCGGGTGCTGCAGTTCTGTGTGGCCTACTTCACGATCCAGATGAGCGTGTACGGCGTGGTGTTCTACCTGCCGACCCGGATTGCCGGCCTGCTCGATGGTCACGTCGGTCTTAACGTTGGCCTGATCACTGCGATTCCGTGGATCTGCGCCCTGGTGGTCACCCGCATCGTCACCCGCTACGCCGATCGGAGTGGCCAGCACCGGCGCCTGGCGGTGTGCATGTTGACCATGGCGGCGTTGGGTATTGCCACTTCGGCACTGGGCAGCAGCATGGTCCCGGTCGTCCTCGCGTTCTGCTTCGCCGCCGCTGGATTCGTCGCCGTGCAACCACTGTTTTGGACCATTCCCACCAGCTACCTCAGTGGTGCTGCCGCGGCCGGCGGTATCGCCCTGATCAACTCGATTGGCAACCTCGGCGGCTTCGTCGCGCCGAACCTGAAAA
This region of Pseudomonas fluorescens genomic DNA includes:
- a CDS encoding MFS transporter, giving the protein MTRPDSVQALASAISKSRLRLLPFLILMYILAFIDRSNVGFAKAALQADTGLGDAAFAFGASIFFIGYAFFEVPSNYMLHRLGAKVWLCRIMVTWGLVSAAMMFAHNAETFYVLRFLLGVAEAGFFPGIILYLTYWFPAQSRGQALGLFYFGLPLALVLGSPLSGWLLEFHGVFGLTNWQWLFVVEGLMASVVGIAAYFYLVNRPAEASWLSADEKQALQTALADEDAQKKDSSPHGFLSALRNPRVLQFCVAYFTIQMSVYGVVFYLPTRIAGLLDGHVGLNVGLITAIPWICALVVTRIVTRYADRSGQHRRLAVCMLTMAALGIATSALGSSMVPVVLAFCFAAAGFVAVQPLFWTIPTSYLSGAAAAGGIALINSIGNLGGFVAPNLKTVMENQFADPRAGMFALALVGILGAILLSRLRTTHTPASPSQLTPAQVG
- a CDS encoding amidohydrolase family protein, producing the protein MPEQSTSLWDGPIIDAHHHFWDPSINHHPWLTPQANIAFRYGDYSAIKRRYFPEDYFADAAPHRVVQTVYVETEWDPTDPIGETRFVEQLAARYGVPNAVVAQAWLDHPDAIALLSEQASFPCVRSVRHKPGGPSTPQQVGQSRSLMSDEHWRRSYAALEGLGLHFDLQTPWWNLLEAEHLARDFPATTLILNHAGLPSDRSEHGLQAWHRAMSSLAQWPNVQVKISGLGQGGKPWRVEDNAWIVNEVIAMFGAERAMFASNFPVDSLCGSFDGIYSGFKHIVRDRSASDQQHLFYSNAQRVYRCESNAIDLTRPEPLRSEA
- a CDS encoding 4-hydroxythreonine-4-phosphate dehydrogenase PdxA, which translates into the protein MSKSTIAMVLGDPAGIGPELIARLLADAQVRGQANVILIADEAEMRRGMRIAGVEFPYRRIDALEQMSFTDDTPLFYDFRGAAVGEFPRSEASVIGGRYSLDTLEVALRLTQAGTTDAVLFGPLNKTSLHMAGMAHNDELHWFAELLDFHGPFCEFNVLDNLWTSRVTSHVALSEVPGMLSQERVLEAIQLIDTALKRNGLQRPRIGVCGLNPHNGDNGSFGREELDIIGPAVKTAQALGIAADGPYPGDTIFLKVQGDASAFDAVVTMYHDQGQIAIKLMGFSRGVTVQGGLPIPITTPAHGTAFDISGQGKANPGAIRQAFEIACRMGAHRH